In one Streptomyces sp. NBC_01241 genomic region, the following are encoded:
- a CDS encoding metallopeptidase TldD-related protein yields MSRVSKPHEIVERALELSTADGCVVIADEESSANLRWAGNALTTNGVTRGRTLTVIATVDGAQGTASGVVSRSAVTADDLEPLVRAAEAAARGAGPAEDAQPLVAGVPASPDFADAPAETGSDVFAEFAPALGDAFARARSGGRELYGFAHHQLTSTYLGTSTGLRLRHDQPNGTLELNAKSPDRTRSTWAGRSTRDFKDVDPAELDADLAQRLRWAERRIELPAGRYETLLPPTAVADLLIYQLWSSTARDAAEGRTVFSKPGGGTRLGERLSELPLSLRSDPHAPGLESAPFVIAHASGDGASVFDNGLPLSSTDWIRDGRLEHLTTTRHTAGLTGLPVAPAIDNLLLEGGGERSLEEMVAATTGRGLLLTCMWYIREVDPATLLLTGLTRDGVYLVEDGEVVGEVNNFRFNESPVDLLSRATEAGRTEKTLPREWGDWFTRAAMPALRIPDFNMSSVSAGV; encoded by the coding sequence ATGAGTCGCGTCAGCAAGCCGCACGAGATCGTCGAGCGGGCGCTCGAACTGTCCACCGCCGACGGCTGTGTGGTCATCGCCGACGAGGAGTCGTCCGCGAATCTGCGCTGGGCCGGCAACGCGCTCACGACGAACGGCGTGACGCGGGGGCGGACCCTGACCGTCATCGCGACCGTCGACGGTGCGCAGGGCACCGCGTCCGGGGTGGTGTCGCGGTCCGCGGTCACCGCCGACGATCTGGAGCCGCTGGTGCGGGCCGCCGAGGCCGCCGCGCGCGGGGCCGGGCCTGCGGAGGACGCACAGCCGCTGGTCGCCGGGGTGCCCGCCTCGCCCGACTTCGCGGACGCACCGGCCGAGACGGGATCGGACGTCTTCGCGGAGTTCGCCCCGGCGCTCGGCGACGCCTTCGCCCGGGCCCGGTCCGGTGGCCGTGAGCTGTACGGCTTCGCCCACCACCAGCTGACCTCCACGTACCTCGGTACGTCGACGGGGCTGCGGCTGCGCCACGACCAGCCGAACGGGACGCTGGAGCTCAACGCCAAGTCCCCCGACCGGACCCGGTCGACCTGGGCGGGCCGTTCCACGCGCGACTTCAAGGACGTCGACCCGGCCGAGCTCGACGCGGACCTGGCGCAGCGGCTGCGCTGGGCGGAGCGCCGTATCGAGCTGCCCGCCGGGCGGTACGAGACGCTGCTGCCGCCGACCGCGGTGGCCGATCTGCTGATCTACCAGCTGTGGTCGTCGACGGCACGGGACGCGGCGGAGGGCCGGACGGTGTTCTCCAAGCCGGGCGGCGGGACGAGGCTCGGAGAGAGGCTGTCCGAGTTGCCGTTGTCGCTGCGCAGCGACCCGCATGCACCGGGCCTGGAGTCGGCGCCGTTCGTGATCGCCCATGCCTCCGGGGACGGCGCTTCCGTATTCGACAACGGTCTGCCGCTGTCGTCGACCGACTGGATCCGGGACGGCAGGCTGGAGCATCTGACGACCACCCGGCACACGGCGGGGCTGACCGGGCTGCCGGTCGCGCCGGCGATCGACAATCTGCTGCTCGAAGGCGGTGGTGAGCGGTCGCTGGAGGAGATGGTGGCCGCGACGACCGGCCGCGGGCTGCTGCTGACGTGCATGTGGTACATCCGGGAGGTCGATCCGGCGACGCTGCTGCTGACCGGGCTGACCCGTGACGGGGTGTATCTCGTCGAGGACGGCGAGGTCGTCGGTGAGGTGAACAACTTCCGGTTCAACGAGTCGCCGGTGGATCTGCTGTCGCGCGCCACGGAAGCGGGCCGTACGGAGAAGACGCTGCCGCGCGAGTGGGGCGACTGGTTCACCCGGGCCGCCATGCCCGCGCTGCGGATCCCGGACTTCAACATGAGCTCGGTGAGCGCGGGCGTGTGA
- the tyrS gene encoding tyrosine--tRNA ligase, which translates to MTDIVDELKWRGLFAQSTDEDALRKALADGPVTFYCGYDPTAASLHVGHLVQVLTMRRLQLAGLRPLALVGGATGQIGDPRPTAERTLNDPETVANWVSRLRSQIEPFLSFEGENAAIMVNNLDWTAGMSAIEFLRDIGKHFRVNKMLTKESIARRLESDEGISYTEFSYQLLQSMDFLELYRRHGCTLQQGGSDQWGNLTAGLDLIHRLEPGAEVHALATPLMTKADGTKFGKSESGAVWLDPAMTTPYAFYQFWLNVDDRDISRYMRILSFRTPAELEELEQVTEERPQARTAQRALAEELTTLVHGADQCAAVIAASKALFGQGELGELDEATLSAALSEVPHARVTELGPLVDLLVEVGLAPSKSGARRTVKEGGAYVNNVKVTDGESAPAREELLHGRWLVLRRGKKNLAAVEVTG; encoded by the coding sequence GTGACGGACATCGTCGACGAGCTGAAGTGGCGTGGGCTGTTCGCCCAGTCCACTGATGAGGACGCACTGCGTAAGGCTCTCGCGGACGGTCCCGTCACGTTCTATTGCGGCTACGACCCCACCGCGGCGAGTCTGCACGTCGGTCATCTGGTGCAGGTGCTCACCATGCGCCGGCTCCAGCTGGCCGGTCTGCGGCCGCTCGCCCTGGTGGGCGGGGCCACCGGCCAGATCGGTGACCCCCGGCCGACCGCCGAGCGGACGCTGAACGACCCGGAGACGGTCGCCAACTGGGTGTCGCGGCTGCGGTCCCAGATCGAGCCGTTCCTGTCCTTCGAGGGCGAGAACGCGGCAATCATGGTGAACAACCTGGACTGGACCGCGGGCATGTCCGCGATCGAGTTCCTCCGGGACATCGGCAAGCACTTCCGCGTCAACAAGATGCTGACCAAGGAGTCCATCGCCCGGCGGCTGGAGTCCGACGAGGGCATCAGTTACACCGAGTTCAGCTACCAGCTGCTCCAGAGCATGGACTTCCTGGAGCTGTACCGGCGCCACGGCTGCACCCTCCAGCAGGGCGGCAGCGACCAGTGGGGCAACCTCACCGCGGGTCTCGACCTGATCCACCGCCTGGAGCCGGGCGCCGAGGTGCACGCGCTGGCGACCCCGCTGATGACGAAGGCGGACGGGACCAAGTTCGGCAAGTCCGAGAGCGGGGCCGTCTGGCTCGACCCGGCGATGACGACGCCGTACGCGTTCTACCAGTTCTGGCTGAACGTGGACGACCGGGACATCTCCCGGTACATGCGCATTCTCAGCTTCCGCACCCCCGCGGAGCTGGAGGAGCTGGAGCAGGTCACCGAGGAGCGTCCGCAGGCCCGGACGGCGCAGCGCGCGCTGGCCGAGGAGCTGACGACGCTGGTGCACGGCGCCGATCAGTGCGCCGCGGTCATCGCGGCGTCGAAGGCGCTCTTCGGCCAGGGCGAACTCGGCGAGCTGGACGAGGCGACGCTGAGCGCCGCACTGTCCGAGGTGCCGCACGCGCGGGTCACCGAGCTCGGTCCGCTGGTGGACCTCCTGGTGGAGGTCGGCCTGGCGCCGAGCAAGTCGGGTGCCCGCCGCACGGTGAAGGAGGGCGGTGCGTACGTGAACAACGTCAAGGTCACGGACGGCGAGAGCGCACCGGCCCGCGAGGAGCTGCTGCACGGGCGCTGGCTGGTGCTGCGCCGGGGCAAGAAGAACCTCGCCGCCGTCGAGGTCACCGGCTGA
- a CDS encoding GlsB/YeaQ/YmgE family stress response membrane protein: MGWLWAIIVGLVLGLIAKAILPGKQSIPLWLTTIFGILGSVLGNTAATWIGVNDTRGIDWTRHLFQLIGAVVVVGVGDMLWASFRGTRQKARADEPRP, from the coding sequence ATGGGCTGGCTGTGGGCAATCATCGTGGGCCTGGTACTCGGCCTGATCGCGAAGGCGATCCTGCCCGGCAAACAGAGCATCCCACTCTGGCTGACGACGATCTTCGGCATCCTCGGCAGCGTCCTCGGCAATACCGCCGCCACCTGGATCGGGGTCAACGACACCAGGGGCATCGACTGGACGCGCCACCTGTTCCAGCTGATCGGCGCCGTGGTCGTCGTCGGGGTCGGCGACATGCTGTGGGCATCGTTCCGCGGTACCAGACAGAAGGCCCGAGCCGACGAGCCGCGCCCCTGA
- a CDS encoding DUF3099 domain-containing protein codes for MRKQSGVEVFRITGARQGLADDVRGRQRRYVISMSVRTVAVILAAVLWNVERYVAIVALALGVLLPYVAVVIANAGRENTPSLPSTFVPAPVRPALDAAPVAGSAESGPEADGVRHTGESS; via the coding sequence ATGCGGAAGCAGAGCGGTGTCGAGGTCTTCCGGATCACGGGAGCGCGGCAGGGTCTCGCGGACGATGTGCGCGGCAGGCAGCGGCGCTATGTGATCTCGATGTCCGTGCGGACGGTCGCGGTGATCCTGGCCGCTGTGCTGTGGAACGTCGAGCGGTATGTCGCGATCGTCGCGCTGGCGCTCGGGGTGCTGCTCCCGTACGTGGCGGTGGTCATCGCCAACGCGGGCCGGGAGAACACCCCTTCGCTTCCCTCGACCTTCGTCCCGGCGCCGGTGCGGCCGGCGCTCGACGCCGCGCCCGTGGCGGGTTCCGCGGAATCCGGTCCGGAGGCCGACGGGGTGCGGCACACCGGGGAATCGTCATGA
- the moaA gene encoding GTP 3',8-cyclase MoaA encodes MLIDTYDRVATDLRVSLTDRCNLRCTYCMPEEGLQWLAKPDLLSDDEIVRLVRIAVTRLGITEVRFTGGEPLLRPGLVSIVERCAALTPRPRMSLTTNGIGLKRTAAALRAAGLDRVNVSLDTLRPDVFKTLTRRDRHHDVLAGLEAARDAGLTPVKVNTVLMPGLNDDEAPDLLAWAVEHGYELRFIEQMPLDAQHGWKRDGMVTAGDILQSLRTRFTLTEEGDAERGSAPAERWLVDGGPHRVGVIASVTRPFCRACDRTRLTADGQVRTCLFAREETDLRGALRSDAPDEEIARIWKLAMWGKKAGSGLDDPSFLQPDRPMSAIGG; translated from the coding sequence ATGCTCATCGACACCTACGACCGGGTCGCCACCGACCTGCGCGTGTCGCTGACCGACCGCTGCAATCTGCGGTGCACGTACTGCATGCCGGAAGAGGGCCTGCAATGGCTGGCCAAGCCCGACCTGCTCAGCGACGACGAGATCGTCCGCCTGGTCCGCATCGCCGTCACCCGGCTGGGCATCACCGAGGTCCGCTTCACGGGCGGTGAGCCGCTGCTGCGCCCCGGGCTCGTCTCCATCGTCGAGCGCTGCGCGGCCCTGACCCCGCGCCCCAGGATGTCCCTCACCACCAACGGCATAGGGCTCAAGCGCACCGCGGCCGCACTCCGGGCCGCCGGCCTGGACCGGGTCAACGTCTCGCTGGACACCCTGCGCCCCGACGTCTTCAAGACACTCACCCGCCGCGACCGTCACCACGATGTGCTGGCCGGCCTCGAAGCCGCGCGCGACGCCGGTCTCACCCCGGTCAAGGTCAACACCGTCCTGATGCCGGGACTCAACGACGACGAAGCCCCCGACCTGCTCGCCTGGGCCGTCGAGCACGGCTACGAGCTCCGCTTCATCGAGCAGATGCCGCTCGACGCCCAGCACGGCTGGAAGCGTGACGGCATGGTCACGGCAGGCGACATACTCCAGTCGCTGCGCACCCGCTTCACCCTCACCGAGGAGGGCGACGCAGAGCGCGGCTCCGCCCCCGCCGAGCGCTGGCTCGTCGACGGGGGACCCCACCGGGTGGGTGTCATCGCCTCCGTCACCCGCCCCTTCTGCCGGGCCTGCGACCGGACCAGGCTCACCGCCGACGGCCAGGTGCGCACCTGCCTGTTCGCCCGCGAGGAGACCGATCTGCGCGGTGCCCTGCGCTCCGACGCGCCGGACGAGGAGATCGCCCGGATCTGGAAGCTCGCGATGTGGGGAAAGAAGGCCGGGTCCGGTCTGGACGACCCGTCCTTCCTGCAGCCCGACCGGCCGATGTCGGCGATCGGCGGCTAG
- a CDS encoding solute symporter family protein — protein sequence MSAAYHSHPALQLAASSTTEHRPLIITLFAVFVAATLGITVWAGRQTKSAADFYAGGRQFTAFQNGLAVSGDYMSAASFLGIAGAIALFGYDGFLYSIGFLVAWLVALLLVAEPLRNSGRYTMGDVLAYRMRQRPVRTASGVSTIIVSIFYLLAQMAGAGVLVSLLLGITSDAGKILIVALVGVLMIVYVTIGGMKGTTWVQMVKAVLLIAGALLMTFLVLLKFDFNISDLLGTAAAKSGHGAAFLEPGLKYGATGTSKLDFLSLGIALVLGTAGLPHILIRFYTVPTAKAARKSVNWAIGIIGAFYLMTIALGFGAAALIGPDEIKAKNPAGNAAAPQLAEYLGGVGSTGGAVLLAVISAVAFATILAVVAGLTLASSSSFAHDIYANVIRKGKATEKEEMRAARWATVLIGAVAIVLGAFARDMNVAGLVALAFAVAASANLPTILYSLFWKRFTTQGALWSIYGGLASSVILVLFSPVVSGNPKTSMFKGVDFSWFPLENPGLISIPLGFLLGWIGSLLSKEEPDKGKYAELEVKSLTGVGAH from the coding sequence ATGAGCGCCGCGTACCACTCCCACCCCGCTTTGCAACTGGCCGCCTCCTCGACCACCGAGCACCGGCCGCTGATCATCACGCTCTTCGCGGTGTTCGTCGCCGCGACCCTGGGCATCACCGTCTGGGCCGGCCGGCAGACCAAGAGCGCCGCCGACTTCTACGCGGGCGGACGGCAGTTCACCGCGTTCCAGAACGGGCTCGCCGTCTCCGGCGACTACATGTCGGCGGCCTCGTTCCTCGGCATCGCCGGAGCCATCGCCCTCTTCGGCTACGACGGCTTCCTGTACTCCATCGGCTTCCTCGTCGCCTGGCTCGTGGCCCTGCTGCTGGTCGCCGAACCGCTGCGCAACTCGGGCCGCTACACGATGGGCGACGTCCTCGCCTACCGGATGCGGCAGCGCCCGGTCCGCACCGCCTCCGGCGTCTCCACCATCATCGTGTCGATCTTCTACCTGCTGGCGCAGATGGCCGGCGCGGGCGTCCTGGTCTCCCTGCTGCTCGGCATCACCAGCGACGCGGGCAAGATCCTCATCGTCGCGCTGGTCGGCGTGCTGATGATCGTGTACGTCACGATCGGCGGCATGAAGGGCACCACCTGGGTCCAGATGGTCAAGGCCGTGCTGCTCATCGCCGGTGCCCTCCTGATGACCTTCCTGGTGCTGCTGAAGTTCGACTTCAACATCTCCGACCTGCTGGGCACGGCCGCCGCGAAGAGCGGCCACGGAGCGGCGTTCCTGGAGCCCGGACTCAAGTACGGCGCCACCGGCACCTCCAAGCTGGACTTCCTCTCCCTCGGCATCGCCCTGGTCCTCGGCACCGCCGGTCTCCCGCACATCCTGATCCGCTTCTACACGGTGCCGACCGCCAAGGCCGCCCGTAAGTCGGTCAACTGGGCCATCGGCATCATCGGCGCCTTCTACCTGATGACGATCGCGCTCGGCTTCGGCGCCGCGGCGCTCATCGGCCCCGACGAGATCAAGGCGAAGAACCCGGCCGGCAACGCGGCCGCCCCGCAGCTCGCCGAATACCTCGGCGGGGTCGGCTCCACCGGTGGCGCCGTGCTGCTGGCCGTCATCTCGGCCGTCGCCTTCGCCACCATCCTCGCCGTCGTCGCGGGGCTGACCCTCGCCTCCTCGTCCTCCTTCGCGCACGACATCTACGCCAACGTCATCCGCAAGGGGAAGGCCACCGAGAAGGAGGAGATGCGGGCCGCGCGCTGGGCCACCGTCCTCATCGGCGCGGTCGCGATCGTCCTGGGAGCCTTCGCCCGCGACATGAACGTCGCCGGACTGGTGGCGCTCGCCTTCGCCGTCGCCGCCTCCGCCAACCTGCCGACGATCCTCTACAGCCTCTTCTGGAAGCGCTTCACCACCCAGGGCGCCCTGTGGTCGATCTACGGCGGTCTCGCGAGCTCGGTGATCCTCGTGCTGTTCTCCCCGGTCGTCTCCGGCAACCCGAAGACATCGATGTTCAAGGGCGTCGACTTCTCCTGGTTCCCGCTGGAGAACCCGGGCCTCATCTCCATCCCGCTGGGCTTCCTGCTCGGCTGGATCGGCTCCCTCCTTTCGAAGGAGGAGCCGGACAAGGGCAAGTACGCCGAGCTGGAGGTCAAGTCCCTCACCGGTGTCGGAGCGCACTGA
- a CDS encoding DUF485 domain-containing protein, translating into MATDAPPPEVSTATRPAEPTTEAFIATQESAEFGELRRSYRSFAFPLTVAFVLWYLLYVLLSNYAGGLMGTKVYGNINVAFVFGLAQFVTTFLIAWFYSRHAAAKLDPKAEAIKSRMEADA; encoded by the coding sequence GTGGCTACCGATGCACCGCCACCCGAGGTCAGTACGGCCACCCGCCCTGCCGAACCCACGACCGAGGCGTTCATCGCGACGCAGGAGAGCGCGGAGTTCGGCGAACTGCGCCGCTCGTACCGTTCGTTCGCCTTCCCGCTGACCGTCGCCTTCGTCCTCTGGTACCTGCTGTACGTGCTGCTGTCCAACTACGCGGGCGGCCTCATGGGCACCAAGGTGTACGGCAACATCAACGTGGCCTTCGTGTTCGGCCTCGCCCAGTTCGTCACCACATTCCTCATCGCCTGGTTCTACTCGCGCCACGCGGCCGCGAAGCTGGACCCGAAGGCCGAGGCCATCAAGTCCCGTATGGAGGCCGACGCATGA
- a CDS encoding S8 family peptidase, translated as MAHLGSRRTRALTLPVGLALTASLGFLPTGAASAAPVDAQPTAAVSTDGPKLSYVVNTRSNHGTVKQVTKAIAEAGGTVVIAYEQIGVIIVESQNPDFAKTIRRAKAVDSAGATRTSPIVPQATTDIGVAQPLTAEQARSAAAEATSDQDPMEPLQWDLPAIKADQAHQKTLGSSKVTVAVIDTGVDDTHPDLAPNFNRGASASCVSGAPDTTDGSWRPKTGESDHGTHVAGTIAAAKNGIGVTGVAPGVKVAGIKVANPDGFFYTESIVCGFVWAAEHGVDVTNNSYYTDPWMFNCKNDLDQGALVEAVARATGYAERKGTVNIASAGNSKFDLASGAIDDTTSPNDTTAVTRTINPRECLDIPAMLPGVVTVSATGAKGLKSSYSNYGNGVIDVAAPGGDSTVYQAPAPPATNGAILSTLPGGNYGYKNGTSMASPHVAGVAALIKSTHPHASAATVKALLMSGADATACGAPYDYNNDGKIDAVCEGDKNHNGFYGAGVVNALNAVLR; from the coding sequence ATGGCTCATCTGGGATCCAGACGGACCCGCGCACTGACGCTGCCCGTCGGATTGGCACTCACGGCCTCGCTCGGCTTCCTGCCGACGGGTGCCGCTTCTGCCGCACCGGTGGACGCGCAGCCCACAGCGGCGGTCTCGACGGACGGCCCGAAGCTCTCGTACGTCGTCAACACGCGGAGCAATCACGGGACCGTCAAGCAGGTGACGAAGGCGATAGCCGAGGCCGGCGGCACGGTGGTGATCGCCTATGAGCAGATCGGCGTCATCATCGTCGAATCGCAGAACCCGGACTTCGCGAAGACGATCCGCCGGGCCAAGGCCGTCGATTCGGCCGGGGCCACCCGCACCAGCCCCATCGTTCCGCAGGCCACCACGGACATCGGGGTGGCGCAGCCGCTCACCGCCGAGCAGGCCCGGAGCGCGGCGGCGGAGGCGACGTCGGACCAGGATCCGATGGAGCCCCTGCAGTGGGATCTCCCCGCCATCAAGGCGGACCAGGCGCACCAGAAGACGCTGGGCAGCAGCAAGGTCACCGTCGCGGTCATCGACACGGGTGTCGACGACACCCACCCGGATCTGGCGCCGAACTTCAACCGCGGGGCCTCCGCGAGCTGTGTGTCCGGGGCGCCGGACACGACGGACGGCTCCTGGCGTCCGAAGACCGGTGAGAGCGACCACGGCACGCACGTCGCGGGCACCATCGCCGCCGCGAAGAACGGCATCGGGGTCACGGGTGTCGCGCCGGGCGTGAAGGTCGCCGGCATCAAGGTCGCGAACCCGGACGGCTTCTTCTACACCGAGTCGATCGTCTGCGGCTTCGTCTGGGCCGCCGAGCACGGCGTCGACGTGACCAACAACAGCTATTACACCGACCCGTGGATGTTCAACTGCAAGAACGACCTTGACCAGGGCGCCCTGGTCGAGGCCGTCGCCCGCGCCACCGGGTACGCGGAGCGCAAGGGCACGGTGAACATCGCCTCGGCCGGCAACAGCAAGTTCGACCTGGCCTCCGGCGCGATCGACGACACGACCAGCCCGAACGACACCACGGCCGTGACCCGGACGATCAACCCGCGCGAGTGCCTCGACATCCCGGCGATGCTGCCGGGCGTCGTGACCGTCTCGGCGACCGGCGCCAAGGGGCTGAAGTCCTCGTACTCGAACTACGGGAACGGCGTCATCGACGTCGCGGCTCCCGGCGGCGACTCGACGGTCTATCAGGCGCCCGCACCGCCCGCCACGAACGGTGCGATCCTGTCCACGCTGCCGGGCGGCAACTACGGTTACAAGAACGGTACGTCGATGGCCTCCCCGCATGTCGCGGGTGTCGCGGCCCTGATCAAGTCGACGCACCCGCACGCCTCCGCGGCCACGGTGAAGGCGCTGCTGATGTCCGGGGCCGACGCCACCGCGTGCGGCGCCCCGTACGACTACAACAACGACGGCAAGATCGACGCCGTCTGTGAGGGCGACAAGAACCACAACGGCTTCTACGGGGCCGGTGTGGTGAACGCGCTGAACGCGGTCCTCCGGTAG
- a CDS encoding CoA transferase, with translation MSHARMSGTEQAWAALGGAPALLAHLETGGPEGLLPARLPVMELARSAVAVCSLAAAELAARRTARPVPQIHVDDGAVATAFTSERHLRIDGRAPTNFAPLSRFWRTADGWVRTHANYPHHRARLLATLGLPADTSDDIAVDAVAASFTERTGNEIEQTVYAAGGLAVAARTPAEWAADPRGAAVAGTPLVGRERTDSAPVRRTTPLTGEPLLPAAGVRVLDLTRVIAGPVATRTLALLGADVLRIDAPQLPESQDAHCDTGFGKRSVNLDLGSRCGAAAFDELLAGADVVVIGYRPGAVERFGLTSQALAARRPGLVIGRLSAWGHGPWARQRGFDSLVQVATGIASVEATAGAEHPPGALPAQALDHGTGYLLAAAVLRALTEQHDEGGSRLATLSLARTAAWLLDELRAGRENEAADSSYGPEKWLTETDSPLGRLRHAVAPVAFDGSPADWSRPPGPLGADAAAWLTAR, from the coding sequence ATGAGTCATGCACGCATGTCCGGTACGGAGCAGGCCTGGGCGGCGCTCGGCGGTGCTCCCGCGCTTCTCGCGCACCTCGAAACGGGTGGCCCCGAAGGGCTGCTGCCCGCGCGGCTGCCCGTGATGGAACTGGCCCGTTCCGCCGTCGCGGTCTGCTCACTGGCCGCCGCCGAACTGGCCGCCCGCCGCACCGCGCGCCCCGTGCCGCAGATCCACGTCGACGACGGCGCGGTGGCCACGGCGTTCACCAGCGAGCGCCATCTGCGGATCGACGGCCGCGCGCCGACCAACTTCGCCCCGCTGTCCCGGTTCTGGCGCACGGCGGACGGCTGGGTCCGTACGCACGCCAACTACCCGCACCACCGGGCCCGGTTGCTCGCCACGCTGGGGCTGCCCGCGGACACCTCGGACGACATCGCGGTGGACGCCGTCGCCGCCTCGTTCACGGAGCGCACGGGAAACGAGATCGAGCAGACGGTGTACGCGGCGGGCGGCCTGGCCGTCGCCGCCCGTACACCGGCCGAGTGGGCGGCCGACCCCCGGGGCGCCGCCGTCGCGGGTACGCCGCTGGTGGGCAGGGAACGCACCGACAGCGCGCCCGTCCGCCGGACGACGCCGCTCACCGGCGAGCCGCTGCTGCCCGCCGCCGGGGTGCGCGTGCTGGACCTCACCCGGGTCATCGCGGGACCCGTCGCCACCCGTACGCTCGCACTGCTCGGCGCGGACGTCCTGCGGATCGACGCCCCGCAGCTCCCGGAGAGCCAGGACGCGCACTGCGACACCGGATTCGGGAAACGGTCGGTGAACCTGGACCTCGGCAGCCGCTGCGGCGCGGCCGCCTTCGATGAACTGCTGGCCGGCGCGGACGTGGTCGTCATCGGCTACCGGCCCGGGGCCGTCGAGCGGTTCGGCCTGACTTCGCAGGCCCTGGCCGCACGCAGGCCGGGGCTGGTGATCGGGCGGCTCTCGGCCTGGGGGCACGGCCCGTGGGCGCGGCAGCGCGGCTTCGACAGTCTGGTGCAGGTGGCCACCGGCATCGCCTCGGTCGAGGCCACGGCCGGGGCGGAGCACCCGCCCGGTGCGCTGCCCGCCCAGGCGCTCGACCACGGCACGGGCTATCTGCTGGCCGCCGCCGTGCTGCGCGCCCTGACCGAGCAGCACGACGAGGGCGGCTCCCGGCTGGCCACGCTCTCGCTCGCCCGTACCGCCGCCTGGCTCCTCGACGAGCTGCGCGCCGGCCGGGAGAACGAAGCCGCGGATTCGTCGTACGGCCCGGAGAAGTGGCTCACGGAGACGGACAGCCCGCTGGGACGGCTGCGTCACGCCGTGGCGCCGGTCGCCTTCGACGGCTCCCCCGCCGACTGGTCGCGCCCGCCCGGCCCGCTGGGGGCGGACGCGGCCGCCTGGCTCACGGCTCGATGA
- a CDS encoding lysoplasmalogenase, which translates to MSADAVRSADSVNDRRERLVRPLLIAFLVASAVDLVGVLADVPVAHLLAKPLLMPLLAGYAAARRGPRLLIAALLFGWGGDTLLLPDSDTAFLIGMGSFAAGHVCYLWLFGRARSPLLAGIVYAAVLATFVALLWDGLPPDLRIPMTGYSLLLTTMAYRAGTLGRYAAVGGALFLLSDALIATGIADWPQLPAPDFWVMLTYIAAQFLLTVGALAPGGRTKALIEP; encoded by the coding sequence ATGAGCGCCGACGCAGTCAGGAGCGCCGACTCCGTCAACGACCGGCGGGAACGTCTCGTACGCCCGCTGCTCATCGCCTTCCTCGTGGCCTCGGCCGTCGATCTCGTCGGCGTCCTCGCCGATGTCCCGGTCGCCCATCTCCTCGCCAAGCCCCTGCTGATGCCGCTGCTGGCCGGGTACGCCGCCGCCCGGCGCGGCCCCCGGCTGCTCATCGCGGCGCTCCTGTTCGGCTGGGGCGGCGACACGCTGCTGCTGCCCGACTCCGACACCGCCTTCCTCATCGGGATGGGCTCCTTCGCCGCGGGCCATGTCTGCTACCTGTGGCTCTTCGGACGCGCCCGGAGCCCGCTGCTCGCCGGGATCGTGTACGCCGCCGTCCTGGCCACCTTCGTCGCGCTGCTCTGGGACGGCCTGCCGCCGGACCTGCGGATCCCGATGACCGGCTACAGCCTGCTGCTCACGACGATGGCGTACCGCGCCGGCACCCTCGGCCGGTACGCGGCCGTCGGAGGGGCGCTCTTCCTCCTCTCCGACGCGCTCATCGCCACCGGCATCGCCGACTGGCCGCAGCTGCCCGCCCCCGACTTCTGGGTCATGCTCACCTACATCGCCGCACAGTTCCTGCTGACCGTCGGAGCGCTCGCACCCGGCGGGCGCACGAAGGCGCTCATCGAGCCGTGA